CTACGGCGGGAATATGATATTGCTCAGCTAAAAAATGATAAGGGCTTTCACCTGTAATAGCGCAAACATGACCAGGTAATAAAAAGCCGTCCACATTGACATCTCCATTCGCTAATAACATTTTTAACGCAGGCGGAACTCGCTTATGAGCTGAGAGCACGAAGAAGTTTTTCACACTGGCATTTTCTGCCGCAATAATAGTGGCAGCAGCAACCGGAGCCGTAGTTTCGAAACCAACGGCAAGAAAAACCACTTTTTTCATTGGATTGTTTTTTGCAATATCGATACATTCCAGCGGCGAGTAAACAATTCGAATATCGGCACCAGCAGCTCTTTGCTCGCTAAGTGTTGACTTAGCGCCAGGAACCCGCAGCATATCACCAAAGGTTGTAATAATAACCCCCTTTTGACGGCTATAGGCAATGGCCGTATCAAGATAACTGCTGGGAGTTACACAAACCGGGCAGCCTGGCCCGCTCACCAATTCAACCTGTTCCGGTAATAAGTTCCGAATACCAGCTTTAAAGATGGCTACCGTATGTGTTCCACAGACTTCCATGAGACGCACAGGCCGCTTACTGAGGCGGTCAATCTCCTTAGTGAAAAATGCAGCTGCTTTTTGAATATGATCATTCGGGTAAACTGCCATGCTCAGCCAGCTCCTTCAACAACCCCATAGTAAATTCCGCTTCTTTCTCATCAATTAGTTGCATAGCAAAACCTGCATGTACGAGCACAAAATCTCCTTGTTTTACATCAGGCAGCAGCATAACACTGACACTCCGTTGGATGCCATCCATATCAACCAGTGCCAACATTTCATCTCTGCTAATTATTTGGGCCGGAACCGCCAGACACATACTATT
The Sporomusaceae bacterium FL31 genome window above contains:
- a CDS encoding hydrogenase formation protein HypD, encoding MAVYPNDHIQKAAAFFTKEIDRLSKRPVRLMEVCGTHTVAIFKAGIRNLLPEQVELVSGPGCPVCVTPSSYLDTAIAYSRQKGVIITTFGDMLRVPGAKSTLSEQRAAGADIRIVYSPLECIDIAKNNPMKKVVFLAVGFETTAPVAAATIIAAENASVKNFFVLSAHKRVPPALKMLLANGDVNVDGFLLPGHVCAITGESPYHFLAEQYHIPAVVTGFSAIDILQAIYTLVKQIETGEALVGNQYKQVVKPEGNPHASRILDQVYGKADAVWRGLGKIANSGLELRSNYTSFDITNDMPIDVPNQPEHSACRCGEVLRGKITPRECLLFGKTCTPEQPVGACMVSVEGTCAAWHRYGTWRWQG
- the hybG gene encoding hydrogenase assembly protein HypC — encoded protein: MCLAVPAQIISRDEMLALVDMDGIQRSVSVMLLPDVKQGDFVLVHAGFAMQLIDEKEAEFTMGLLKELAEHGSLPE